The Brachyspira sp. SAP_772 genome includes the window AATAGCTTAAATAAATATATTTTTTATATAGTTTGTTATTTTAGTTTTATGATATCATTCGCAAAAAAATTATTATTAAAAATTCTCTCTATAGATAATATAAAACCAAATAAAGAAAATATACAAAACGACTCTTATAGTCTATAAAGCACATTTTATGCTGCAACAACTAAAGAAGCTATAGACAAAAATCCTAATATTAAAAAATTAATAGATTTTATTCTTTCTAAAGATGGGCAGTATTTAGTTAAAGAAAGCGGGTATATTCCTATAAAATAATTAATTTTCTAATGTGTTAATTTTTAATAATGTTGAAAAAATCATTAAATAATTTTATAATTATGTAAATCTATATAATTGGGAGCAGAGCAAATGGCAGACAATAAAAGCATAATGGAACGTGATGAACTTCATAGCAAAATATGGAAAATAGCTGATGATTTGAGGGGAAGTGTTGACGGTTGGGATTTTAAACAGTATGTGCTTGGAATGCTTTTCTATAGGTATATTTCTGAATATCTTGCAAACTATTTAAATCAAAATGAATGGAATGCAGGTTATGAAGATTTTAATTATGCAAGTTTAAAAGATGAAGATGTTGAAAATGTAAAAGCTGATATTATAAATGAACAAGGATTTTTTATATATCCGAGCGAACTCTTTGAAAATATAAGAAAAGAAGCTAATAATCAAAATAGCAAAAAAGACAGCAAAGAAAAACATAACCTAAATGAAAAACTTCAGAAAATATTTAAAGATATAGAAAACTCCGCTAAAGGAACTGAAAGCGAAGCTAAAATTGCAGGGCTCTTTGATGATATAGATGTAAATAGTAATAAATTAGGACCTACTGTAATTAAAAGAAATGAGAGATTAAGAAAACTTATAAACGGCATTGCTGATATAGAGCTTGGAGATTTTAAAGACCATTCAATTGATGCATTCGGTGATGCTTATGAGTATTTGATGGGTATGTATGCATCAAGTGCGGGAAAAAGCGGAGGAGAGTTTTTTACTCCTCAAGAGGTTTCGGAGCTTCTTACAAGAATTGCAGTTACTGGAAAAAGTGAAATTAAAAGAGTATATGACCCTGCATGCGGAAGCGGTTCTTTGCTTTTAAAATTCCAAAAAATATTACATGAAGATAAAGACGAAATATATTACTTCGGTCAGGAAATAAATATCACTACCTACAACCTATGCAGAA containing:
- a CDS encoding type I restriction-modification system subunit M, with product MADNKSIMERDELHSKIWKIADDLRGSVDGWDFKQYVLGMLFYRYISEYLANYLNQNEWNAGYEDFNYASLKDEDVENVKADIINEQGFFIYPSELFENIRKEANNQNSKKDSKEKHNLNEKLQKIFKDIENSAKGTESEAKIAGLFDDIDVNSNKLGPTVIKRNERLRKLINGIADIELGDFKDHSIDAFGDAYEYLMGMYASSAGKSGGEFFTPQEVSELLTRIAVTGKSEIKRVYDPACGSGSLLLKFQKILHEDKDEIYYFGQEINITTYNLCRINMFLHGINYRKFNMAHGDTLTEPKHLSDEPFDAIVSNPPYSIKWEGEDNTILINDPRYSPAGILAPKSKADFAFILHSLSWLDTAALAAIVCFPGIMYRGGAEQKIRKYLIDNNYIECIIQLPDNLFYGTSIATCIMVLSKSKIDSKTLFIDASEDYEKATNNNKLSDKNIEDILSYFKSRESKAHKCYLASKEEIEAQDYNLSVSTYVEQKDTREKVDIKVLNKDLEEIVLEESKLRKNIDKIIKEIEA